The Streptomyces sp. NBC_01244 genome contains a region encoding:
- the rplJ gene encoding 50S ribosomal protein L10: protein MPTPNKAAAVAELTDQFRDSNAAVLTEYRGLTVAQLKTLRRSLGENAQYAVVKNTLTKIAANQAGITALDEHFAGPTAVAFITGDPVESAKSLRDFAKENPNLIIKAGVLDGKALTADEIKKLADLESREVLLSKLAGAFKGKQSQAASLFQALPSKFVRTAEALRVKLAEQGGAE from the coding sequence ATGCCGACGCCCAACAAGGCTGCCGCGGTAGCCGAGCTCACGGACCAGTTCCGCGACTCGAACGCCGCCGTGCTGACCGAGTACCGGGGTCTCACCGTCGCGCAGCTCAAGACGCTGCGTCGCTCTCTCGGTGAGAACGCCCAGTACGCCGTGGTGAAGAACACGCTGACCAAGATTGCGGCCAACCAGGCCGGGATCACCGCGCTGGACGAGCACTTCGCTGGTCCCACCGCGGTCGCCTTCATCACCGGTGACCCGGTGGAGTCGGCGAAGAGCCTGCGTGACTTCGCCAAGGAAAACCCGAACCTCATCATCAAGGCGGGTGTCCTTGATGGTAAGGCGCTCACCGCCGATGAGATCAAGAAGCTTGCGGACCTCGAGTCCCGCGAGGTTCTGCTCAGCAAGCTGGCCGGCGCGTTCAAGGGCAAGCAGTCTCAGGCTGCCTCGCTCTTCCAGGCGCTGCCGTCGAAGTTCGTCCGCACTGCGGAAGCGCTTCGCGTCAAGCTCGCCGAGCAGGGCGGTGCCGAGTAA
- the rplL gene encoding 50S ribosomal protein L7/L12: MAKLSQEDLLAQFEELTLIELSEFVKAFEEKFDVTAAAAVAVAGPGAPAAAEAVEEQDEFDVILTGAGDKKIQVIKVVRELTSLGLKEAKDLVDGAPKPVLEKVAKEAAEKAAETLKAAGATVEVK; the protein is encoded by the coding sequence ATGGCGAAGCTCAGCCAGGAAGACCTGCTCGCTCAGTTCGAGGAGCTCACCCTCATCGAGCTCTCCGAGTTCGTGAAGGCGTTCGAGGAGAAGTTCGACGTCACCGCCGCCGCGGCCGTCGCCGTTGCCGGTCCGGGTGCCCCGGCCGCCGCTGAGGCCGTCGAGGAGCAGGACGAGTTCGACGTCATCCTCACCGGTGCCGGCGACAAGAAGATCCAGGTCATCAAGGTCGTGCGCGAGCTGACCTCCCTCGGCCTGAAGGAGGCCAAGGACCTCGTCGACGGCGCTCCGAAGCCCGTCCTCGAGAAGGTCGCCAAGGAGGCCGCTGAGAAGGCTGCCGAGACCCTCAAGGCCGCCGGCGCCACCGTCGAGGTCAAGTAA